Proteins encoded by one window of Apus apus isolate bApuApu2 chromosome 17, bApuApu2.pri.cur, whole genome shotgun sequence:
- the LOC127391621 gene encoding cytochrome b-245 chaperone 1 isoform X2, whose protein sequence is MKLKPPPQCGIASIGLAAAYYSADGLAWKLFYMAGCFFVAAQNLEQWEEAVFDKNKGTVCLKTFNLYKKLLTFSKGGNEQVVALLPEIRAVQVEEEVVRYFGKGYLVLLRFGTGFAHPLTQSAVLGCRSDVEAVAKLITSFLGLDRIESQQDLSQSSETEASDADEPQDKY, encoded by the exons ATGAAGCTGAAGCCTCCTCCTCAGTGTG GAATAGCCTCCATAGGTTTGGCTGCTGCTTATTATAGTGCAG ATGGTTTGGCATGGAAGCTCTTCTATATGGCTGGGTGCTTCTTTGTGGCAGCACAGAATCTGGAGCAGTGGGAG GAAGCTGTATTTGATAAGAACAAGGGAACAGTTTGCCTAAAAACATTCAATCTTTACAAAAAATTACTGACCTTCTCAAAAGGAGGCAATGAACAAG TCgtggctctgctgcctgagATCCGAGCGGtgcaggtggaggaggaggtggtgcgGTACTTCGGGAAGGGTTACCTGGTGCTGCTGAGGTTTGGCACTGGGTTTGCACACCCCCTGACTCAGAGTGCAGTGCTGGGCTGTCGAAG TGATGTGGAAGCAGTTGCCAAACTCATTACTAGTTTTCTGGGACTGGACAGAATAGAGAGCCAACAAGATCTCTCTCAGAGCAGCGAAACAGAGGCTAGTGATGCTGATGAACCACAGGATAAATACTAA
- the LOC127391621 gene encoding cytochrome b-245 chaperone 1 isoform X1 — translation MYMLVEKRTSSHLHLKRSPGIRSWSLFVGIASIGLAAAYYSADGLAWKLFYMAGCFFVAAQNLEQWEEAVFDKNKGTVCLKTFNLYKKLLTFSKGGNEQVVALLPEIRAVQVEEEVVRYFGKGYLVLLRFGTGFAHPLTQSAVLGCRSDVEAVAKLITSFLGLDRIESQQDLSQSSETEASDADEPQDKY, via the exons ATGTACATGTTGGTTGAAAAACGCACAAGTTCCCACCTTCATCTGAAGAGGTCACCTGGCATTCGATCTTGGTCTCTCTTTGTTG GAATAGCCTCCATAGGTTTGGCTGCTGCTTATTATAGTGCAG ATGGTTTGGCATGGAAGCTCTTCTATATGGCTGGGTGCTTCTTTGTGGCAGCACAGAATCTGGAGCAGTGGGAG GAAGCTGTATTTGATAAGAACAAGGGAACAGTTTGCCTAAAAACATTCAATCTTTACAAAAAATTACTGACCTTCTCAAAAGGAGGCAATGAACAAG TCgtggctctgctgcctgagATCCGAGCGGtgcaggtggaggaggaggtggtgcgGTACTTCGGGAAGGGTTACCTGGTGCTGCTGAGGTTTGGCACTGGGTTTGCACACCCCCTGACTCAGAGTGCAGTGCTGGGCTGTCGAAG TGATGTGGAAGCAGTTGCCAAACTCATTACTAGTTTTCTGGGACTGGACAGAATAGAGAGCCAACAAGATCTCTCTCAGAGCAGCGAAACAGAGGCTAGTGATGCTGATGAACCACAGGATAAATACTAA